Proteins from one Mesoplodon densirostris isolate mMesDen1 chromosome 1, mMesDen1 primary haplotype, whole genome shotgun sequence genomic window:
- the VAX1 gene encoding ventral anterior homeobox 1 isoform X1, whose protein sequence is MFGKRDKMDVRCHSDAEAARASKNAHKESRESKGAEGNLPAAFLKEPQGAFSASGAAEDCNKSKSNSTADPDYCRRILVRDAKGSIREIILPKGLDLDRPKRTRTSFTAEQLYRLEMEFQRCQYVVGRERTELARQLNLSETQVKVWFQNRRTKQKKDQGKDSELRSVVSETAATCSVLRLLEQGRLLSPPGLPALLPPCATGALGSALRGPSLPALGAGSAAGSAAAAASGPAGAASPHPPAVGGAPGPGPTGPGGLHAGAPAAGHGLFSLPVPSLLGSVASRLSSAPLTMAGSLAGNLQELSARYLSSSAFEPYSRTNNKEGAEKKALD, encoded by the exons ATGTTCGGGAAACGAGACAAAATGGACGTTCGGTGCCACTCGGACGCCGAGGCTGCCCGGGCCTCGAAGAACGCGCACAAGGAGAGCCGGGAGAGCAAAGGCGCGGAGGGGAACCTCCCTGCCGCCTTCCTCAAGGAACCGCAGGGCGCCTTCTCTGCGTCGGGCGCCGCGGAAGATTGTAACAAAAGTAAATCCAATTCAACCGCGGATCCGGATTACTGCCGCCGGATCCTGGTCCGAG ATGCCAAGGGGTCCATCCGCGAGATCATCCTGCCCAAGGGCCTGGACCTGGATCGGCCCAAGAGGACGCGCACTTCCTTCACCGCGGAGCAGCTCTACCGGCTGGAGATGGAGTTCCAGCGCTGCCAGTACGTGGTGGGCCGGGAGAGAACCGAGCTCGCTCGGCAGCTCAACCTCTCCGAGACCCAG GTGAAGGTCTGGTTCCAGAACCGGCGCACGAAGCAGAAGAAGGACCAAGGCAAGGACTCGGAGCTGCGCTCGGTGGTGTCGGAGACGGCGGCCACGTGCAGCGTGCTGCGGCTGCTGGAGCAGGGCCGCCTGCTGTCGCCGCCCGGCCTGCCTGCGCTGCTGCCGCCATGCGCCACAGGCGCGCTCGGCTCGGCGCTACGCGGGCCCAGCCTGCCGGCCCTGGGCGCGGGCTCTGCCGCGGGCTCGGCAGCCGCCGCCGCCTCGGGTCCCGCAGGCGCCGCGTCCCCGCACCCGCCGGCCGTGGGAGGCGCTCCGGGCCCCGGGCCCACCGGGCCAGGGGGACTGCACGCGGGCGCACCGGCCGCCGGCCACGGCCTCTTCAGCCTGCCCGTGCCCTCGCTGCTCGGATCCGTCGCCAGCCGCCTTTCCTCCGCCCCGTTGACAATGGCCGGTTCGCTGGCCGGGAATTTGCAAGAACTCTCCGCCCGATACCTGAGCTCCTCGGCCTTCGAGCCTTACTCCCGGACCAACAATAAAGAAGGGGCCGAGAAAAAAGCGCTGGACTGA
- the VAX1 gene encoding ventral anterior homeobox 1 isoform X2 — translation MFGKRDKMDVRCHSDAEAARASKNAHKESRESKGAEGNLPAAFLKEPQGAFSASGAAEDCNKSKSNSTADPDYCRRILVRDAKGSIREIILPKGLDLDRPKRTRTSFTAEQLYRLEMEFQRCQYVVGRERTELARQLNLSETQANSEENNERFKRGIKKTKKKKEEPASDEPPSGDS, via the exons ATGTTCGGGAAACGAGACAAAATGGACGTTCGGTGCCACTCGGACGCCGAGGCTGCCCGGGCCTCGAAGAACGCGCACAAGGAGAGCCGGGAGAGCAAAGGCGCGGAGGGGAACCTCCCTGCCGCCTTCCTCAAGGAACCGCAGGGCGCCTTCTCTGCGTCGGGCGCCGCGGAAGATTGTAACAAAAGTAAATCCAATTCAACCGCGGATCCGGATTACTGCCGCCGGATCCTGGTCCGAG ATGCCAAGGGGTCCATCCGCGAGATCATCCTGCCCAAGGGCCTGGACCTGGATCGGCCCAAGAGGACGCGCACTTCCTTCACCGCGGAGCAGCTCTACCGGCTGGAGATGGAGTTCCAGCGCTGCCAGTACGTGGTGGGCCGGGAGAGAACCGAGCTCGCTCGGCAGCTCAACCTCTCCGAGACCCAG gCAAATAGTGAAGAAAATAATGAACGATTCAAACGCGG gattaaaaaaaccaaaaagaagaaagaagagccaGCAAGTGATGAGCCTCCGAGTGGGGACTCCTGA